In the Astatotilapia calliptera chromosome 5, fAstCal1.2, whole genome shotgun sequence genome, one interval contains:
- the crbn gene encoding protein cereblon, whose amino-acid sequence MNRVKKQLHEWDENLKDDSLPANAVDFSYRVAACLPIDDALRLQLLKIGSAIQRLRCELDIMDRCTSLCCKQCQDTEITTKNEIFSLSLYGPMAAYVNPHGYVHETLTVYKANNLNLVGRPSTLHSWFPGYAWTIAQCRTCGSHMGWKFTATKKDLSPPRFWGLTRSAMLPRIPQSEGEEGREGSRLFCL is encoded by the exons ATGAACAGGGTGAAGAAACAGCTTCATGAATGGGATGAGAATCTGAAGGATGATTCCCTCCCGGCGAATGCAGTAG ATTTCTCCTACAGAGTAGCAGCCTGTCTGCCCATAGATGATGCTCTGCGGCTCCAGCTATTAAAGATTGGCAGCGCCATCCAGAGACTTCGCTGTGAGCTAGACATTATGGATCGG tgcACGTCGCTGTGCTGTAAACAGTGCCAGGACACGGAAATCACCACAAAAAATGAGATCTTCAG CCTGTCCTTGTACGGCCCCATGGCTGCGTACGTCAACCCTCACGGTTACGTCCACGAAACGCTGACTGTCTACAAAGCCAACAACCTTAACCTGGTTGGAAGGCCATCTACGCTGCACAGCTGGTTTCCAGG GTACGCCTGGACGATTGCTCAGTGTCGAACCTGCGGATCCCACATGGGTTGGAAGTTCACAGCCACCAAGAAGGACTTGTCTCCACCTCGTTTCTGGGGTCTGACCCGTTCAGCCATGCTCCCTCGTATCCCACAGAGTGAAGGGGAGGAGGGCAGAGAGGGTTCTCGCCTCTTCTGTCTGTGA